TTCCGGTTGATGAGCACTCTTATgagtttttccccctcccctgtGGGAAAGGATGAGCCCCCCGATCGCATGGTGTACATGCGTGCAGCAGATATGATGTGGAAAACCTTCTGCAGAGAAATCTCCTTCTTTATCTGAATTTTTATCAAATCGTCTGCAATACTTTGTGTGGATTTTTTAGATATATAATCATACTTGGAAACAAAGGAGAGGACTTTCCCTATACAGGTATTCGTGAGGTCGTTGAAAATGTATATGTCAAAGTTCAGTAGGTCAGTAGATATGTACTGGTTTTCACCTAAGTCTggaaaatttcttttatcATCACATATTAGACAAGACTTTAATTTAAGTGCATCTGTCCTTGAATTTATTCCTTCAATTTTGACGTATAGAAATCCTACCTTTAAGGATTCCTTCACATCTGTCACTTTAATTGGCAAAGGGTATGGGTATGTATTCATAAATAAATacctgtacatatttttcttgaATCTAATATCGTTAAATGTTGTGAAGCTCACTACCTTTAACCACCCTCGTAGTCCATGCACTCCTACAATTTCTCCTATCACTGTGAACTCGTTCATTATGGATACATTCCTACTACTGTGGTTACTATTTCTGTAATTCTCACCCATTTGGTTACTGCTTTTACTACCCACTGGTAAGGtactctcttcttttttcttgtctaTCGTTAAATCCAGCTCGTTGGGCCTATTCTTATCCGCATAATAATTACTGAAAAAGAATTCTGGCAAATTGGCGTGCTCATTTTGTGCGCCTTTTCTCAAACGACCTGTAAGGACATCATCTTCAGATTCAATAAATGTGATGGGAGGAAATTCCCTGTGGAGCAGTCCCTTTGGATGCAAATGATCTCCATTGTTGCTATTTTTCAATTCACCttgttccgtttttttttttatgtaaccTGCTTTGGAGTACTTGCTCCTTTTATAATACTTGGTGTCGGTTAGGAAAATCCTCTCGCATTCTTCTTCCGCCTTCTGCTGAGCCGATTCTAACGGTTTGTTTGTTTCATTCGGAAGGTTCTCATTCATGCATTCGCCTGTTGATTTTTTGTGGTCTTCATCATCGGTATCACATTGTCCATTAGATGAGAACACTTGCATGGAAGGGGCAAGGTGGTACCTTCTTCGGATGTGATTTACGTGGTGCCTATTCGGACGAGCTGTCTGATCATTTTGGTTCCTTTCACCTATATGTGCACTTACACGAAAAAATAGGAAGGAGATTCTTTTCCCTACCCAGTTGCTCCGATCGCTTTGGTAATGGGGACCATATCTTTGCACtgaaaattcatttttcttacGTCTCACGGTGAGTATTCTGCGGAGGGGGATATACTTTCCCGCGGGCTTCTTAACGATGCTATTGGGAATAACGTATTCTGTGCAGGCGTATGCACTTTTCCCTGCGGCTCCTTTGCATGTGGTGGGAAACCAACATCTGGCTACCTCCGTCAGTGTCAGAATTGCGATCACCTTCTTCAGCCTTGACAAGCatcttttcatttatatatttcgCGTTAATGGCAAAAGTGAAGGAGAGGGTGTATCACTGTAACAAGGACCCTTCTGTTGACCCTGCGCAAGAAGTCATTCATACTGTACAACGACAACAGCTGCAATATTCCTACCATCTGAACGTGTTATGGTGGAACATGCTACATTCGTAACTCCTTCGgtgtgatatatatatatatatatatttttttttttcttcttctctgtACTTAAATTGGGTTTGCACTTGGTAGGGGCATACACAGAGTAGGGGTAAAAATCTCAAGGAGGGTACCCAATTGAGTTCTCTATCGTCAAGGTTTCTTAATGAATTACCAATAGGTAGCTTCACCCCT
Above is a window of Plasmodium knowlesi strain H genome assembly, chromosome: 6 DNA encoding:
- a CDS encoding ribosome maturation factor RimM, putative, whose translation is MKRCLSRLKKVIAILTLTEVARCWFPTTCKGAAGKSAYACTEYVIPNSIVKKPAGKYIPLRRILTVRRKKNEFSVQRYGPHYQSDRSNWVGKRISFLFFRVSAHIGERNQNDQTARPNRHHVNHIRRRYHLAPSMQVFSSNGQCDTDDEDHKKSTGECMNENLPNETNKPLESAQQKAEEECERIFLTDTKYYKRSKYSKAGYIKKKTEQGELKNSNNGDHLHPKGLLHREFPPITFIESEDDVLTGRLRKGAQNEHANLPEFFFSNYYADKNRPNELDLTIDKKKEESTLPVGSKSSNQMGENYRNSNHSSRNVSIMNEFTVIGEIVGVHGLRGWLKVVSFTTFNDIRFKKNMYRYLFMNTYPYPLPIKVTDVKESLKVGFLYVKIEGINSRTDALKLKSCLICDDKRNFPDLGENQYISTDLLNFDIYIFNDLTNTCIGKVLSFVSKYDYISKKSTQSIADDLIKIQIKKEISLQKVFHIISAARMYTMRSGGSSFPTGEGEKLIRVLINRKGFSVTGQPSDALKDEPLGEKHDDYSGDNQHDHVLNERDHTLSDEPVKGDKNYYDSLDNFEGCSYKKIYKCDFCENVYEDLREATEHENSHFPTDEELLFNASQVNSPKENLYEVDKNMVSKIKPIDYFFIPIVKEKTIRSVNYELKQMYLDISTIFLLDDQKKT